A portion of the Krasilnikovia cinnamomea genome contains these proteins:
- a CDS encoding ArnT family glycosyltransferase, producing the protein MTSTLPVPPMAAPVESAPPPPTDRHRSRWSAFLRGPATDPAWARPALLALLAVTAVLYLWGLGASGWANAFYSAAVQAGSVSWKAFFYGSSDAANSITVDKTPASLWVMALSVRLFGLNAWSLLVPQALMGVATVGLLFATVRRWFGAAAGLIAGAVAALTPVAVLMFRFNNPDALLVLLMVAGAYATVRAIERGATRWLVLAGVLVGFGFLTKMLQALLVVPAYALAYLIAGPPKLGKRIWQLLLAGLAVVVSAGWYIAIVELVPASMRPYIGGSQNNSLLELTLGYNGLGRLSGNETGSVGGGGRPGGGGWGQTGLLRMFDAEQGGQISWLLPAALIVLVAGLVLTARAGRTDRRRAGLILWGGWLLGTGLVFSLMQGIFHAYYTVALAPAVGAVVGMGSVLLWRVRRHWLAALTLSAAIAVTTWWSYVLLGRSADFLPWLRPVVLVGGLAAAVLVLGASLRLGPRAAALSAGLALAAVLAGPAAYAVQTAGQAHTGSIPSAGPAVAGGGFGGPGGDGRRAGRTFPGGTAPGGTAPGGTAPGSTAPGSTAPGSTAPGSTAPGGNASGATGGFPGFPGGPGGFPGGPGGFPGGMPNGTGSTPGATGQQGGNTGGFPGGGMRGGGLLDAATVSAEMKALLEADADSYTWVAAAVGSQSASGYQLATGKPVMPVGGFNGSDPSPTLAQFQQYVREGKIHYFIGGGGFGGLGFAAPPGTAPPGTTTGGTTTGSTTTGSQGGAPAGMPGAGPGGGQNGGSRASFQIAEWVAANFTARTVGNTTVYDLTAPTTTR; encoded by the coding sequence ATGACCTCGACGTTGCCCGTACCGCCGATGGCGGCGCCGGTGGAGTCCGCGCCGCCGCCCCCGACGGACCGTCACCGCTCCCGGTGGTCGGCGTTCCTGCGCGGCCCCGCCACCGACCCGGCCTGGGCCCGGCCCGCCCTGCTCGCCCTGCTCGCCGTCACCGCGGTGCTCTACCTGTGGGGACTTGGCGCGTCGGGCTGGGCGAACGCGTTCTACTCCGCCGCCGTCCAGGCGGGCTCGGTCAGCTGGAAGGCGTTCTTCTACGGCTCGTCCGACGCGGCGAACTCGATCACGGTCGACAAGACGCCCGCGTCGCTCTGGGTGATGGCGCTGTCGGTGCGCCTGTTCGGCCTGAACGCGTGGAGCCTGCTCGTCCCGCAGGCGCTGATGGGTGTCGCCACGGTGGGCCTGCTGTTCGCCACCGTGCGGCGCTGGTTCGGCGCGGCGGCGGGCCTGATCGCCGGGGCGGTGGCCGCGCTGACACCGGTGGCCGTGCTGATGTTCCGGTTCAACAATCCCGACGCGCTGCTCGTGCTGCTGATGGTGGCCGGGGCGTACGCGACCGTGCGGGCGATCGAGCGGGGCGCGACCCGGTGGCTGGTGCTGGCGGGCGTCCTGGTCGGCTTCGGCTTCCTCACCAAGATGCTGCAGGCCCTGCTGGTGGTTCCCGCGTACGCGCTGGCGTATCTGATCGCCGGGCCGCCGAAGCTGGGCAAGCGGATCTGGCAGCTGCTGCTGGCCGGGCTCGCCGTGGTCGTGTCGGCGGGCTGGTACATCGCCATCGTGGAGCTGGTGCCCGCCTCGATGCGTCCCTACATCGGCGGGTCGCAGAACAACAGCCTGCTCGAACTGACCCTGGGCTACAACGGGTTGGGCCGGTTGAGCGGCAACGAGACCGGCAGTGTCGGCGGTGGCGGCCGGCCGGGCGGCGGTGGCTGGGGGCAGACCGGGCTGCTGCGCATGTTCGACGCCGAGCAGGGCGGGCAGATCTCCTGGCTGCTGCCGGCGGCGCTGATCGTGCTCGTCGCCGGGCTGGTGCTGACGGCCCGCGCGGGCCGTACGGACCGGCGCCGCGCCGGGCTGATCCTGTGGGGTGGCTGGCTGCTCGGCACGGGCCTGGTTTTCAGCCTCATGCAGGGCATCTTCCACGCGTACTACACGGTCGCGCTGGCTCCGGCCGTCGGTGCGGTCGTGGGCATGGGTTCGGTGCTGCTGTGGCGGGTCCGGCGGCACTGGCTGGCCGCGTTGACACTGTCGGCGGCGATCGCGGTGACCACCTGGTGGTCGTACGTGCTGCTGGGTCGCAGCGCGGACTTCCTGCCCTGGTTGCGTCCCGTGGTGCTGGTCGGCGGCCTGGCGGCGGCGGTCCTGGTCCTTGGCGCTTCGCTGCGCCTGGGTCCGCGGGCGGCGGCACTCAGCGCGGGATTGGCGCTGGCCGCGGTCCTGGCCGGGCCCGCTGCGTACGCAGTGCAGACCGCCGGGCAGGCGCACACCGGGTCGATCCCGTCGGCCGGACCGGCGGTAGCCGGTGGCGGCTTCGGTGGACCGGGGGGCGACGGGCGCCGGGCTGGCCGGACCTTCCCCGGCGGCACCGCACCAGGCGGCACCGCACCCGGCGGCACCGCACCCGGCAGCACCGCACCCGGCAGCACCGCACCCGGCAGCACCGCACCCGGCAGCACCGCACCAGGTGGGAACGCTTCCGGCGCGACCGGTGGGTTCCCGGGCTTCCCCGGTGGGCCGGGTGGATTCCCCGGTGGGCCGGGTGGGTTCCCGGGCGGAATGCCCAACGGAACAGGGTCCACGCCTGGCGCGACGGGCCAGCAGGGCGGAAACACCGGCGGGTTCCCCGGTGGCGGGATGCGCGGTGGCGGCCTCCTCGACGCGGCGACCGTCAGTGCCGAGATGAAGGCGCTACTGGAAGCCGACGCGGACTCCTACACCTGGGTGGCCGCGGCCGTCGGCTCGCAGAGCGCCTCGGGCTACCAGCTCGCGACCGGAAAGCCGGTCATGCCGGTCGGCGGCTTCAACGGCAGCGACCCCTCACCCACCCTGGCCCAGTTCCAGCAGTACGTCCGCGAGGGAAAGATCCACTACTTCATCGGTGGCGGCGGCTTCGGCGGCCTCGGCTTCGCCGCACCCCCCGGCACCGCACCCCCCGGCACCACAACCGGCGGCACCACGACCGGCAGCACCACGACCGGCAGCCAGGGTGGCGCCCCGGCCGGGATGCCGGGCGCTGGGCCCGGCGGCGGGCAGAACGGCGGCAGCCGCGCAAGCTTCCAGATCGCCGAGTGGGTGGCCGCCAACTTCACCGCCCGAACCGTGGGCAACACCACCGTGTACGACCTCACCGCGCCCACCACGACGCGGTGA
- a CDS encoding bifunctional glycosyltransferase family 2/GtrA family protein, giving the protein MSLSTLPSAAATSTPLTTPVLDVVVPVYNEEIDLEPCVRRLHAHLADQFPYRFRITIADNASTDTTAEVAARLAAELPDIVAVRLAEKGRGRALKHVWTRSDAAVLAYMDVDLSTDLAALLPLVAPLISGHSDLAIGSRLSRGSRVVRGAKREFISRGYNLLLRGTLAARFSDAQCGFKAIRADVAERLLPLVEDTGWFFDTEMLVLAERSGLRIHEVPVDWVDDPDSRVDIVATAIADLTGIVRLGRGLASGRLPVATLREQLGRNPLPVAGVPAGLAGQLLRFAAVGVASTCAYLVLYALLRVGVGPQAANLVALLVTAVANTAANRRLTFGVRGTRRAWRHQAQGLLVFAVGLGLTSGALAVLDSVTGGASRAVEVAVLVVANLVATAVRFLLMRSWVFRARG; this is encoded by the coding sequence ATGAGCCTTTCGACGCTTCCCTCCGCCGCGGCCACCTCCACGCCGCTGACCACACCCGTACTCGACGTGGTCGTCCCCGTCTACAACGAGGAGATCGACCTGGAGCCGTGCGTACGCCGCCTGCACGCGCACCTCGCCGACCAGTTCCCGTACCGGTTCCGGATCACGATCGCGGACAACGCCAGCACCGACACCACCGCGGAGGTGGCCGCCCGCCTGGCCGCCGAGTTGCCGGACATCGTCGCCGTACGGCTGGCCGAGAAGGGCCGCGGGCGGGCGTTGAAGCACGTGTGGACCCGGTCGGACGCCGCGGTGCTGGCGTACATGGACGTGGACCTGTCCACCGACCTGGCCGCGCTGCTGCCGCTGGTCGCGCCGCTGATCTCGGGCCACTCGGACCTGGCCATCGGCTCCCGGCTGTCCCGGGGTTCCCGCGTGGTGCGCGGCGCCAAGCGCGAGTTCATCTCCCGCGGCTACAACCTGTTGCTGCGCGGCACCCTGGCGGCCCGGTTCTCCGACGCCCAGTGCGGTTTCAAGGCTATCCGCGCGGACGTCGCCGAGCGGCTGCTGCCGCTGGTCGAGGACACCGGCTGGTTCTTCGACACGGAGATGCTGGTGCTGGCCGAGCGTTCGGGGCTGCGCATCCATGAGGTGCCGGTGGACTGGGTGGACGATCCGGACAGCCGGGTGGACATCGTGGCCACCGCGATCGCCGACCTCACGGGCATCGTCCGGCTGGGTCGCGGGCTGGCGTCGGGGCGGCTGCCGGTGGCCACACTGCGCGAACAGCTGGGCCGCAATCCGCTGCCGGTCGCGGGTGTCCCGGCGGGACTGGCGGGCCAACTGCTGCGCTTCGCCGCGGTCGGCGTCGCCAGTACGTGCGCGTACCTGGTGCTGTACGCGCTGCTGCGGGTGGGGGTCGGGCCGCAGGCCGCGAACCTCGTCGCGCTGCTGGTGACGGCGGTGGCCAACACGGCGGCGAACCGGCGGCTGACGTTCGGGGTGCGCGGCACCCGGCGGGCGTGGCGGCACCAGGCGCAGGGGCTGCTGGTCTTCGCGGTTGGGCTGGGGCTGACCAGCGGCGCCCTGGCGGTGCTGGACTCGGTGACCGGCGGGGCGTCGCGGGCGGTCGAGGTGGCCGTCCTCGTGGTGGCCAACCTGGTGGCCACGGCCGTGCGGT
- a CDS encoding tetratricopeptide repeat protein: MDLLDEYRRATFAFESGDPAGAARLLEPILAAEPHNAAVRQLLARAYFNSAQLAGAEAQLRVLIERDPSDHYAHHVLGRTLERAGRFSEALPHLRLAAAMKQHDDYAEALRRVQMWVGKHGGRAAGAA; encoded by the coding sequence GTGGACCTTCTCGACGAGTACCGCAGAGCGACCTTCGCCTTCGAGTCCGGCGACCCGGCCGGGGCCGCCCGCCTGCTCGAACCGATCCTGGCGGCGGAGCCGCACAACGCGGCCGTACGCCAGCTGCTGGCCCGCGCGTACTTCAACTCGGCGCAGCTGGCCGGGGCGGAGGCGCAGTTACGGGTCCTGATCGAGCGTGATCCGTCCGACCATTACGCGCACCACGTGCTCGGCCGCACCCTGGAACGGGCGGGCCGGTTCTCCGAGGCGCTGCCGCACCTGCGGCTGGCTGCCGCGATGAAGCAGCACGACGACTACGCCGAGGCGCTGCGCCGGGTGCAGATGTGGGTGGGCAAGCACGGCGGCCGCGCCGCTGGTGCCGCGTAG
- a CDS encoding sensor histidine kinase yields the protein MSSSPPPEVTAARWRYPPGWSLRARLVAVMIGLLTVLGLVVGATAQVFLHKILYDQVDAQLHEAAQRALGGPPVRDGAVDPVERWSTLPPPGAPPGSIVLVLAAPAPGPTPGSGGYTVAGGGRVEYPPFSTGVSGSPLFGEYAPLPSPAQAALAQVPADATPTSVHLDGLGAYRVVSVPTPGGAIVTGLPLADTQETLLTVAAVTAVAVLAALLAAGWAGAIIVRRNLRPLERMAATATRVSEQRLDRGEVELAQRVPEGDTDPRTEVGRVGAALNRMLDHVGNALAARHASEMQVRQFVADASHELRTPLAAIRGYAELSRRSGEPVPEEVGHVLRRVESEAQRMTTLVEDLLLLARLDAGRPLAHDPVDVTALVVDAVSDAHAAGPRHDWRLEVPDEPVTVLGDSARLHQVLANLLANARTHTPEGTTVTVAVSATPDAAVLRVTDSGPGIPAELQPHIFERFARGDSSRSRAAGSTGLGLSIVYAVVTAHGGTVSVRSEPGRTEFTVRLPTTGAADCPDPT from the coding sequence ATGTCCTCAAGCCCGCCGCCTGAGGTGACGGCGGCGCGCTGGCGCTACCCGCCCGGCTGGTCCCTGCGGGCCCGGCTGGTCGCCGTCATGATCGGCCTGCTGACGGTGCTCGGCCTCGTGGTCGGCGCCACCGCGCAGGTCTTCCTGCACAAGATCCTGTACGACCAGGTCGACGCCCAGCTCCACGAGGCGGCGCAACGCGCGCTCGGCGGGCCGCCCGTCCGCGACGGCGCCGTGGACCCCGTCGAGCGCTGGTCCACTCTGCCGCCTCCGGGCGCGCCACCCGGCTCGATCGTCCTCGTGCTCGCCGCCCCCGCCCCGGGCCCCACGCCCGGGTCCGGCGGCTACACGGTCGCCGGGGGCGGCCGCGTGGAGTACCCGCCGTTCAGCACCGGCGTCAGCGGGTCCCCGCTGTTCGGCGAGTACGCGCCACTGCCGTCGCCGGCGCAGGCCGCCCTCGCCCAGGTCCCCGCGGACGCGACCCCGACCTCGGTCCACCTGGACGGCCTCGGCGCGTACCGGGTCGTGTCCGTGCCGACCCCGGGCGGGGCGATCGTCACCGGGCTGCCCCTGGCCGACACCCAGGAGACGCTGCTCACGGTCGCCGCCGTCACGGCCGTGGCGGTGCTCGCGGCGCTGCTGGCCGCCGGGTGGGCCGGCGCCATCATCGTGCGGCGCAACCTGCGCCCGCTGGAGCGGATGGCGGCCACCGCCACCCGGGTCTCCGAGCAGCGGCTGGACCGGGGCGAGGTGGAACTGGCCCAGCGCGTTCCCGAGGGCGACACCGACCCGCGTACCGAGGTGGGCCGGGTCGGCGCCGCACTGAACCGGATGCTGGATCACGTCGGCAACGCCCTGGCGGCCCGGCACGCCAGCGAGATGCAGGTACGCCAGTTCGTCGCGGACGCCAGCCACGAGCTGCGCACCCCCCTGGCCGCGATCCGGGGGTACGCGGAGCTGAGCCGCCGCAGCGGGGAACCCGTACCGGAGGAGGTGGGTCACGTCCTGCGCCGGGTCGAATCCGAGGCGCAGCGGATGACCACGCTGGTCGAGGATCTGCTGCTGCTGGCCCGCCTCGACGCGGGCCGTCCCCTGGCCCACGACCCGGTGGACGTCACCGCCCTGGTGGTGGACGCGGTCAGCGACGCCCACGCCGCCGGGCCCCGCCACGACTGGCGGCTGGAGGTGCCCGACGAACCGGTCACGGTGCTCGGCGACTCCGCCCGGCTACACCAGGTGCTGGCCAATCTGCTGGCCAACGCCCGTACGCACACCCCCGAGGGCACCACCGTGACCGTCGCGGTGAGCGCGACCCCCGACGCGGCCGTGCTGCGGGTGACCGACAGCGGCCCGGGCATCCCGGCCGAGCTGCAGCCGCACATCTTCGAGCGCTTCGCCCGGGGGGACAGCTCCCGTTCGCGGGCGGCGGGCAGCACCGGCCTGGGCCTGTCGATCGTGTACGCGGTGGTGACCGCGCACGGCGGCACGGTGTCGGTGCGCAGCGAGCCCGGCCGCACCGAGTTCACGGTCCGGCTGCCCACCACCGGCGCGGCGGACTGCCCGGACCCCACGTGA
- a CDS encoding 3-deoxy-7-phosphoheptulonate synthase: protein MTIPEVQRVRDQRIEKVVPLMSPALLHHELPLVAELHDTVLDSRRQVEAIVEGRDQRLLVVVGPCSVHDPNAAREYADRLREQATRLADDLLIVMRVYFEKPRSTVGWKGLINDPALDGTGDVGTGLRVARSLLLEVVRHGLPVAVEFLDPITPQYIADTVAWGAIGARTVESQVHRQLASGLSMPIGMKNRPDGSISTAIDAINAAAVSHVFPGIDYSGTPAILHTRGNPDCHLVLRGGGGKPNYGAADVAAALKLLAKAGLPERLVIDCSHGNSSKDHLRQPLVADDVAAQMEAGQHGIAGVMLESFLVPGRQDLGGDLTYGQSVTDACMGWDPTVAVLERLAQAAAKRRTV from the coding sequence GTGACCATCCCCGAGGTGCAGCGGGTCCGGGACCAGCGCATCGAGAAGGTCGTGCCGCTGATGAGCCCGGCGCTGCTGCACCACGAGCTGCCGTTGGTCGCCGAGCTGCACGACACCGTGCTGGACAGCCGCCGCCAGGTCGAGGCGATCGTCGAGGGCCGGGACCAGCGCCTGCTGGTCGTGGTCGGCCCCTGCTCGGTGCACGACCCGAACGCCGCCCGCGAGTACGCGGACCGCCTGCGCGAGCAGGCCACCCGCCTCGCCGACGACCTGCTGATCGTCATGCGGGTGTACTTCGAGAAGCCCCGCTCCACGGTCGGCTGGAAGGGCCTGATCAACGACCCGGCGCTGGACGGCACCGGCGACGTCGGCACCGGCCTGCGGGTCGCCCGGTCACTGCTGCTGGAGGTGGTCCGGCACGGGCTGCCCGTGGCGGTGGAGTTCCTCGACCCGATCACCCCGCAGTACATCGCGGACACGGTGGCCTGGGGCGCGATCGGCGCCCGTACGGTGGAGTCGCAGGTGCACCGGCAGCTCGCCTCGGGCCTGTCCATGCCGATCGGCATGAAGAACCGCCCCGACGGCAGCATCTCCACCGCCATCGACGCGATCAACGCGGCGGCCGTGTCGCACGTCTTCCCCGGCATCGACTACTCGGGCACCCCGGCGATCCTGCACACCCGGGGCAACCCGGACTGCCACCTGGTGTTGCGCGGTGGCGGCGGCAAGCCCAACTACGGCGCCGCCGACGTGGCCGCCGCGTTGAAGTTGCTGGCCAAGGCCGGGCTGCCGGAGCGGCTGGTCATCGACTGCTCGCACGGCAACAGCAGCAAGGACCACCTGCGCCAGCCACTGGTCGCCGACGACGTGGCCGCCCAGATGGAGGCGGGGCAGCACGGCATCGCCGGGGTGATGCTGGAGAGCTTCCTCGTCCCCGGCCGTCAGGACCTGGGCGGCGACCTGACGTACGGCCAATCGGTCACGGACGCCTGCATGGGCTGGGACCCCACCGTCGCCGTCCTGGAGCGCCTCGCCCAGGCCGCCGCCAAGCGCCGCACGGTCTGA
- a CDS encoding response regulator transcription factor, whose amino-acid sequence MTMANAGTELRRADGGPVRVMVVDDEPTLAELLSMALRYEGWEVRSAGDGTTAVRTARDFRPDAVVLDIMLPDIDGLEVLRRLRGESPDVPVLFLTAKDAVEDRITGLTAGGDDYVTKPFSLEEVVARLRALMRRSGRAALRADSQLVVGDLTLDEDSHEVRRGGDLVNLTATEFELLRYLMRNPRRVLSKSQILDRVWNYDFGGQANVVELYISYLRKKIDAGRDPMIHTMRGAGYVLKPAA is encoded by the coding sequence ATGACGATGGCGAACGCCGGAACCGAGCTGCGCCGCGCCGACGGTGGCCCGGTCCGGGTCATGGTGGTCGACGACGAGCCCACGCTGGCCGAGTTGCTCTCGATGGCCCTGCGCTATGAGGGCTGGGAGGTGCGCAGCGCGGGGGACGGCACGACCGCGGTGCGCACCGCGCGCGACTTCCGCCCGGATGCCGTCGTCCTGGACATCATGCTCCCCGACATCGACGGCCTGGAGGTGCTGCGCCGGCTGCGCGGGGAGTCCCCCGACGTGCCGGTGCTGTTCCTGACCGCCAAGGACGCCGTCGAGGACCGGATCACCGGGCTCACCGCGGGCGGCGACGACTACGTCACCAAGCCGTTCAGCCTGGAGGAGGTCGTGGCGCGGCTGCGCGCGCTGATGCGGCGCAGCGGCCGCGCCGCACTGCGCGCCGACTCGCAGCTGGTCGTCGGCGACCTCACCCTGGACGAGGACAGCCACGAGGTACGCCGCGGCGGCGACCTGGTCAACCTCACGGCCACGGAGTTCGAGCTGCTCCGCTACCTGATGCGCAACCCGCGCCGGGTGCTCAGCAAGAGCCAGATCCTGGACCGGGTCTGGAACTACGACTTCGGGGGCCAGGCCAACGTCGTCGAGCTGTACATCTCCTACCTGCGCAAGAAGATCGACGCGGGCCGCGACCCGATGATCCACACCATGCGTGGAGCGGGCTATGTCCTCAAGCCCGCCGCCTGA
- a CDS encoding M28 family peptidase produces MRLPPERSLVHPGHRVLAGFAAAAALVAVGAAVVLGLRPPGPRPADADPGAFSAGRASGLVRAIAVEPHVAGSAANDRVLTRLVDTLRGLGLAPQVQDAVSVQGGEPEADAGGVGVARVRNVVTLLPGTAPTGRIYLVAHYDSIQTGPGGNDDAAGVATVLETARALLAGPRPRNDVVLVLTDAEEACLCGARAFVDQHPLARGGGVALNLEARGSTGPVIMFETSADNARLVAAYARAPHPVGTSFAVEIYRLLPNDTDFTAFREAGFAGLNSAYIDGAAVYHAPTDVPATVDTASLQQHGDNALALARDLGDRDLGGLRAGGDATYFPAFGALVTYPGWLTRPLAVLAALAPGALGWLVGRRGLASGRALAAGAALAPLPLLLAPVLAQLFWSALTLIRPGYAALPIDPYRPLWFRLAVLALTATVTLAWYASLRRRVGPAALAVGGFGWLAALGLVLAAVAPGGAYLTALPALAGAVAGLAAILLRPAWAAVAALVAGAAVAVVVLLPAVILLFPALGLVTSGVAAFMAALLGLALLPILDLLHPPVPPPAEATPRGTARERVAGIFRRRAALPALVAAVATLACAAAGLAVDRFDAAHPAPTHLMYALDADTGQARWLSRESAPRGWTGRHVSGDPATVADNLPGLGSVRLLSGPAPAADLPAPRLTVMSDTRAGDTRTLRVRLVPQRPVRLVTLHVGSATEVTAATIAGRALPVDHPAEGRWGFGLVFHAPPRTGIEATLTVRATGPVTLRVMDGSDGLTGLPGFHPRPGDVGVVGSHTSELVAVARTVTV; encoded by the coding sequence ATGCGACTGCCTCCCGAACGCTCGCTGGTACACCCAGGTCACCGGGTACTGGCCGGGTTCGCGGCGGCGGCCGCGCTGGTCGCGGTCGGCGCGGCCGTGGTCCTGGGGCTGCGCCCGCCCGGCCCACGCCCGGCGGACGCCGACCCCGGGGCGTTCAGCGCGGGGCGCGCGTCCGGCCTCGTCCGGGCGATCGCGGTCGAGCCGCACGTGGCCGGCAGCGCCGCGAACGACCGCGTCCTTACCCGATTGGTGGACACGCTGCGCGGGCTCGGCCTCGCCCCGCAGGTGCAGGACGCGGTGAGCGTGCAGGGTGGTGAGCCGGAGGCCGACGCGGGCGGCGTGGGGGTGGCCCGGGTCCGCAACGTGGTGACGCTGCTGCCCGGCACCGCGCCGACCGGCCGGATCTACCTGGTCGCGCACTACGACTCCATCCAGACCGGGCCGGGCGGCAACGACGACGCCGCCGGGGTGGCCACCGTGCTGGAGACCGCCCGGGCGCTGCTCGCGGGTCCCCGCCCGCGCAACGACGTGGTGCTGGTACTGACGGACGCCGAGGAGGCGTGCCTGTGCGGCGCGCGGGCGTTCGTCGACCAGCATCCGCTGGCCCGTGGCGGCGGAGTGGCGCTGAACCTGGAGGCGCGGGGCAGCACCGGTCCGGTGATCATGTTCGAGACCTCGGCGGACAACGCCCGCCTGGTCGCCGCGTACGCGCGGGCCCCGCACCCGGTCGGTACGTCGTTCGCGGTGGAGATCTACCGGCTGCTGCCCAACGACACCGACTTCACGGCATTCCGGGAGGCGGGCTTCGCCGGGCTGAACAGCGCGTACATCGACGGTGCGGCGGTCTATCACGCGCCGACGGACGTCCCGGCGACGGTGGACACCGCGAGCCTGCAACAGCACGGCGACAACGCGCTCGCCCTGGCCCGCGACCTGGGTGACCGGGACCTCGGCGGGCTGCGCGCGGGCGGGGACGCCACGTACTTTCCCGCGTTCGGCGCCCTGGTCACCTATCCCGGCTGGCTGACCAGGCCGCTGGCGGTGCTGGCTGCGCTGGCCCCCGGGGCCCTCGGGTGGCTGGTCGGCCGTCGCGGCCTCGCCTCGGGCCGCGCCCTGGCGGCCGGTGCCGCCCTCGCGCCGCTGCCGCTGCTGCTCGCCCCGGTGCTGGCCCAGCTGTTCTGGTCGGCCCTGACCCTGATCCGCCCCGGGTACGCCGCGCTGCCCATCGACCCGTACCGGCCACTGTGGTTTCGCCTGGCGGTGCTCGCGCTGACCGCCACCGTCACCCTCGCCTGGTACGCGTCCCTGCGCCGCCGGGTCGGCCCGGCCGCCCTGGCCGTGGGCGGTTTCGGCTGGCTGGCGGCGCTGGGACTGGTGCTGGCCGCGGTGGCGCCGGGCGGGGCGTACCTGACCGCGCTGCCCGCCCTGGCCGGTGCCGTCGCCGGGCTCGCCGCGATCCTGCTGCGGCCCGCCTGGGCCGCGGTGGCGGCGCTGGTCGCGGGTGCCGCCGTCGCCGTGGTGGTGCTGCTGCCGGCGGTGATATTGCTGTTCCCCGCGCTGGGCCTGGTCACCTCGGGGGTGGCGGCGTTCATGGCGGCACTGCTCGGCCTCGCCCTCCTGCCCATCCTCGACCTGCTGCACCCACCCGTCCCGCCCCCGGCCGAGGCGACCCCACGCGGCACAGCCCGGGAGCGGGTCGCCGGTATCTTCCGGCGCCGTGCCGCGCTGCCCGCGCTGGTGGCGGCCGTCGCCACCCTGGCGTGTGCGGCGGCCGGGCTGGCGGTCGACCGGTTCGACGCCGCGCACCCGGCACCGACCCACCTCATGTACGCGCTGGACGCCGACACCGGCCAGGCCCGCTGGCTCAGCCGAGAGTCCGCCCCGCGCGGCTGGACGGGGCGGCACGTCTCCGGTGACCCGGCGACCGTGGCCGACAACCTGCCCGGCCTCGGCTCGGTGCGGCTGCTCAGCGGCCCCGCGCCCGCCGCGGACCTGCCCGCCCCCCGGCTGACCGTGATGTCCGACACCCGGGCGGGTGACACCCGTACCTTGCGGGTGCGTCTCGTGCCGCAGCGCCCGGTCCGGCTGGTCACCCTGCACGTGGGCTCCGCGACGGAGGTCACCGCCGCCACCATCGCCGGCCGGGCCCTGCCGGTGGATCATCCCGCCGAGGGCCGGTGGGGATTCGGGCTGGTCTTCCATGCGCCCCCGCGCACGGGCATCGAGGCCACCCTGACCGTACGGGCGACCGGCCCGGTGACGCTGCGGGTGATGGACGGCTCGGACGGGCTGACCGGCCTGCCGGGGTTCCACCCCCGCCCCGGCGACGTGGGTGTCGTCGGCTCACACACCTCGGAGCTGGTGGCGGTGGCCCGTACGGTGACGGTGTGA
- a CDS encoding Smr/MutS family protein, with protein MKLKLDLHDIFNKGTEIDRALRGIIDEAIQKKATLVEIIPGKGSGQLKKKVLRFLDQKEIKQLYHRVEKDGDNWGRLFVHFRFDSPGGRGRRGR; from the coding sequence GTGAAGCTGAAGCTGGACCTGCACGACATCTTCAACAAGGGGACCGAGATCGACCGCGCCCTGCGCGGCATCATCGACGAGGCCATCCAGAAGAAGGCGACGCTGGTCGAGATCATCCCCGGTAAGGGGTCCGGCCAGCTGAAGAAGAAGGTGCTGCGGTTCCTCGACCAGAAGGAGATCAAGCAGCTCTACCACCGGGTCGAGAAGGACGGCGACAACTGGGGCCGCCTGTTCGTGCACTTCCGCTTCGACTCCCCGGGCGGGCGCGGCCGCCGCGGCCGCTGA